A window of Psychroflexus sp. ALD_RP9 contains these coding sequences:
- the rsmG gene encoding 16S rRNA (guanine(527)-N(7))-methyltransferase RsmG: protein MSLQLIESYFPDITEAQRKQFALISEVYKDWNQKINVVSRKDIDEIYTRHVLHSLGIAKVQAFKPEANILDVGTGGGFPGIPLAILFPEVQFTLVDSIGKKIKVVDEVVDALKLTNVKTVNSRVEQLNGEFDFIVSRAVAVMPSFVRWVKGKIAKQNRHELKNGILYLKGGDLTEELEPYKTVRLFSLSDIFKGEFFDTKKVVYLPMKYK, encoded by the coding sequence ATGTCATTACAACTTATTGAATCATATTTTCCTGATATTACCGAAGCTCAGCGTAAACAATTTGCTCTAATTAGTGAAGTATACAAAGATTGGAACCAAAAAATAAATGTCGTTTCTCGAAAAGATATAGATGAGATTTATACAAGGCACGTTCTTCATAGTCTTGGTATAGCTAAAGTGCAAGCTTTTAAGCCAGAAGCTAACATTCTTGATGTAGGAACCGGCGGAGGTTTTCCAGGAATTCCATTGGCTATTTTATTTCCAGAAGTTCAATTTACTTTAGTAGATAGTATTGGTAAAAAAATTAAAGTAGTTGATGAAGTTGTAGATGCCTTAAAACTTACCAATGTTAAAACTGTAAATAGTCGTGTTGAGCAATTAAATGGAGAATTTGATTTTATAGTCAGTAGAGCAGTTGCCGTTATGCCAAGTTTTGTTCGTTGGGTTAAAGGTAAAATTGCAAAACAAAATCGTCATGAATTAAAAAACGGAATTTTATACTTAAAAGGTGGTGATTTAACAGAAGAGCTTGAACCCTACAAAACAGTTAGATTGTTTTCGCTTTCTGATATATTTAAAGGTGAATTTTTTGATACCAAAAAAGTGGTTTACTTACCCATGAAGTACAAATAA
- a CDS encoding fatty acid desaturase family protein: MNTPTVKFSRKDPQKFFRTLNKRVNTYFKENNIKKTGNWKLHVKTIVMFSMFLAPYFLILFLDISGWWKLLFTVLMGAGMAGVGMNVMHDGNHGTYSSKSWVNKLMGSSIYILAGNVYNWQIQHNVLHHTYTNIHGHDEDLDAGRIIRFSEHTKWRRFHKFQHIYSVALYGLLTFNWALTTDFKQTRDYLKRQLSYKKMPSPIKQWSTLAITKLIYVTIWLVIPMLIGITWWKVLLGFFVMHYTAGLILSIIFQLAHVVEENEMPLPNEKGEMKNTWAIHQLFTTTNFATNNKLVNWFTGGLNHQVEHHIFPNISHIHYTKISEIVKETAKEFNLPYNEYETTRAAIISHFRYLKKLGSQPELNLAS, from the coding sequence ATGAATACACCTACAGTTAAATTTTCTCGAAAAGATCCTCAAAAATTTTTTCGTACTCTCAACAAACGCGTTAACACTTACTTTAAAGAAAATAACATCAAAAAAACAGGGAACTGGAAATTACATGTAAAAACAATTGTAATGTTTTCTATGTTTTTAGCACCTTATTTTTTGATATTATTTTTAGATATTTCTGGCTGGTGGAAACTCCTTTTTACGGTATTAATGGGCGCTGGCATGGCTGGAGTCGGCATGAATGTAATGCACGATGGTAACCATGGCACCTATTCGAGCAAATCTTGGGTTAATAAATTAATGGGAAGTAGCATTTATATTTTAGCAGGTAATGTTTACAACTGGCAAATACAACACAATGTTCTTCACCATACTTACACCAATATTCATGGCCATGATGAAGATTTAGATGCTGGCAGAATTATTCGATTTTCTGAACATACTAAATGGAGACGTTTTCATAAGTTTCAACATATTTATTCAGTAGCGTTGTATGGATTACTAACTTTTAATTGGGCTTTAACTACTGATTTTAAACAAACAAGAGATTACTTAAAGCGACAACTATCATACAAAAAGATGCCAAGTCCAATAAAGCAATGGAGTACCTTAGCTATTACAAAATTAATCTATGTAACTATTTGGTTAGTGATTCCTATGTTAATCGGAATCACTTGGTGGAAAGTCCTTCTTGGCTTTTTTGTAATGCACTACACCGCTGGATTGATTTTAAGTATCATCTTTCAACTCGCTCACGTTGTTGAAGAAAACGAAATGCCGCTTCCTAATGAAAAAGGTGAAATGAAAAACACCTGGGCAATACACCAGCTTTTTACAACAACCAATTTTGCAACAAACAATAAATTAGTCAATTGGTTTACTGGTGGTTTAAATCATCAAGTAGAACATCATATTTTCCCGAATATCAGTCATATTCATTACACTAAAATCTCAGAAATAGTAAAAGAAACTGCCAAAGAGTTCAACTTACCTTACAATGAGTATGAAACAACTCGAGCAGCTATTATTTCACATTTTCGCTACTTAAAAAAATTAGGTTCGCAACCTGAACTTAATCTAGCATCCTAA
- a CDS encoding pyridoxal phosphate-dependent aminotransferase → MNGLSDKINKLETSATLAMAAKTRELKAEGKSIIGLSLGEPDFNTPDFIKDAAINAINENYNSYTPVDGYLELKSAIQQKFKRDNNLDYNTSQIVVSTGAKQSLYNLAAVILNSGDEVILPCPYWVSYSDIVKLNEGVPVEVKTDIEQDFKMTPEQLEAAITPKTKMLWYSSPCNPSGSVYTKEELESLADVLKKHPHIIVVSDEIYEHINFSTTHVSMASIDGMKNRTVTVNGVSKAFAMTGWRIGYIGAPEYIAKACTKLQGQVTSGANCIAQRAVITALEADKSAIQYMIDKFKSRRQLILDLLNKIDGFTCNEPQGAFYVFPNVSAFFGKTIKGRTIHNSTDFSMLLLEEAHVATVTGEAFGNPSCIRISYAASETDISQALNRIKNLLDAVN, encoded by the coding sequence ATGAATGGACTATCTGACAAGATTAACAAACTTGAAACATCAGCAACTTTGGCAATGGCTGCCAAAACAAGAGAATTAAAAGCTGAAGGCAAGTCGATTATTGGTTTAAGTTTAGGCGAGCCAGACTTTAACACACCAGATTTTATAAAAGATGCTGCCATTAATGCTATTAATGAAAATTACAATTCATACACGCCTGTTGATGGATATCTAGAATTAAAATCAGCCATTCAACAAAAATTCAAGCGTGATAATAATTTAGACTACAATACATCTCAAATTGTTGTTTCAACTGGCGCAAAGCAATCTTTATACAACCTTGCTGCTGTCATTTTAAATTCTGGTGATGAAGTGATTTTACCTTGTCCTTATTGGGTAAGTTATAGTGACATTGTAAAATTAAATGAAGGTGTTCCTGTTGAAGTGAAGACTGATATTGAACAAGACTTTAAAATGACACCTGAACAACTAGAGGCTGCTATTACACCAAAAACCAAGATGCTTTGGTATTCGTCTCCTTGCAACCCAAGTGGCAGCGTGTATACAAAAGAAGAGTTAGAAAGCTTAGCTGATGTATTAAAAAAACATCCGCACATTATAGTTGTTAGTGACGAAATATATGAGCACATTAACTTCAGTACTACTCATGTTTCTATGGCCAGTATTGATGGTATGAAAAATAGAACTGTTACAGTAAACGGTGTCTCTAAAGCTTTTGCAATGACAGGCTGGAGAATCGGCTATATTGGCGCCCCCGAATACATTGCTAAAGCTTGCACTAAACTACAAGGACAAGTTACAAGTGGTGCAAATTGTATTGCTCAGCGCGCTGTAATCACAGCTCTTGAAGCCGATAAATCTGCCATTCAATATATGATTGATAAGTTTAAATCAAGACGACAATTGATTCTTGATTTACTTAATAAAATTGATGGATTTACATGTAATGAACCTCAAGGTGCATTTTATGTTTTCCCGAATGTGAGTGCGTTTTTTGGTAAGACAATCAAAGGCAGAACAATACATAATTCAACTGATTTTTCTATGCTTTTACTTGAAGAAGCACATGTTGCAACCGTTACTGGTGAAGCTTTTGGAAACCCAAGTTGTATTAGAATTTCTTATGCTGCAAGTGAAACTGACATATCTCAAGCCCTGAACAGAATTAAAAATTTACTTGATGCAGTTAACTAA
- the sucC gene encoding ADP-forming succinate--CoA ligase subunit beta produces the protein MNLHEYQGKEILSSFGVNVQRGIVATTPEEAVEAAKKLTEETGTGWHVIKAQVHAGGRGKGGGVKLAKNLKEVEEIAKEIIGMDLVTPQTSKEGKRVHQVLVCEDVYYPGDSEPEEYYMSVLLNRSTSRNMLMYSPEGGMDIETVAEETPDLIFTEEIDPATGILPFQARRVAFNLGLSGKAFKEMVKFVMSLYKAYDKSDSSLFEINPVLKTSDDNILAVDSKVTLDDSALFRHKDYQEMRDIREEDPTEVEAKEAGLSYVNLDGNVGCMVNGAGLAMATMDLIKFAGGEPANFLDVGGTADAKRVEEAFRLILKDEKVEAILINIFGGIVRCDRVAQGVVEAYKNLGDQIKVPIIVRLQGTNAEEAKALIDNSGLAVQSAVLFKEAADKVQAVLK, from the coding sequence ATGAATTTACACGAATATCAAGGCAAAGAAATATTAAGCAGTTTTGGTGTTAATGTACAGCGAGGAATTGTTGCTACAACACCAGAAGAAGCGGTTGAAGCTGCTAAAAAACTAACCGAAGAAACCGGCACTGGTTGGCACGTGATTAAAGCACAAGTTCACGCTGGTGGTCGCGGAAAAGGCGGTGGTGTTAAATTAGCTAAAAACTTAAAAGAAGTTGAAGAAATAGCAAAAGAAATTATAGGTATGGATTTGGTTACACCTCAAACTTCTAAAGAAGGTAAAAGGGTGCACCAAGTATTAGTATGCGAAGATGTTTATTATCCAGGAGATAGTGAGCCAGAAGAATATTACATGTCTGTTTTGCTTAATCGCTCAACAAGTCGCAATATGTTAATGTACTCGCCAGAAGGTGGTATGGATATTGAAACTGTGGCTGAAGAAACGCCAGATTTAATTTTTACTGAAGAAATAGATCCTGCTACTGGTATTTTGCCTTTTCAAGCTCGTCGCGTAGCTTTTAATTTGGGCTTATCTGGAAAAGCATTTAAGGAAATGGTTAAGTTTGTGATGTCTCTTTACAAAGCTTATGATAAATCAGATTCTTCATTGTTTGAAATTAATCCTGTCTTAAAAACAAGTGATGATAATATCTTAGCCGTAGATTCTAAAGTAACACTCGATGACTCGGCTTTATTTAGACATAAAGATTATCAAGAAATGCGTGATATACGCGAAGAAGATCCAACTGAAGTTGAAGCTAAAGAAGCTGGGCTGAGCTACGTGAATCTTGATGGAAACGTGGGTTGCATGGTAAACGGTGCTGGACTTGCAATGGCAACTATGGATTTAATAAAATTTGCTGGTGGTGAACCTGCAAACTTCTTAGATGTTGGAGGCACAGCCGATGCTAAACGTGTTGAAGAGGCTTTTAGATTAATTTTAAAAGACGAAAAAGTTGAAGCTATTTTAATTAATATCTTTGGTGGTATCGTGCGTTGCGATCGTGTTGCTCAAGGTGTTGTTGAAGCTTATAAAAACTTAGGCGACCAAATTAAAGTTCCTATCATTGTAAGACTTCAAGGTACAAATGCTGAAGAAGCTAAAGCTTTAATTGACAATTCTGGTTTAGCTGTGCAAAGTGCAGTTCTATTTAAAGAAGCTGCAGATAAAGTGCAAGCTGTATTGAAGTAA
- a CDS encoding CTP synthase, protein MAETKYIFVTGGVSSSLGKGIIAASLAKLLQSRGYTCTIQKLDPYINVDPGTLNPYEHGECFVTEDGAETDLDLGHYERFLNVNTSQANNVTTGKIYQSVIEKERRGEFLGKTVQVVPHITNEIKNRIKILGQDHQYDIVITEIGGTVGDIESLPYIEAVRQLKWELGDYNALVIHLTLIPYLSAAGELKTKPTQHSVKTLMESGISPEILVCRTEHHITEDIRRKLALFCNVKQEAVIESIDAATIYDVPNLMMAEGLDQITLKKLNLPLKQDTDLKQWNGFLNKLKQAKTELNIGLVGKYVELQDSYKSILESFIHAGAYNDVKVNVVSIHSEFIEDELDTIKSLDGILVAPGFGERGIEGKIEAVKYAREHHIPFFGICLGLQMAVIEYSRNVLDLKDANSTEMNPNTKHPVIAIMDDQKAVEDYGGTMRLGAWDCELQKGSKLAEIYGKTSISERHRHRYEVNNFYVKSLEEHGLICSGKNPKTGLIETVELKNHPFFVGVQFHPEYKSTVSNPHPIFLAFIKAAKEFNTQKR, encoded by the coding sequence ATGGCCGAAACAAAATATATATTTGTTACAGGTGGTGTTTCTTCGTCTCTCGGGAAAGGAATAATCGCTGCATCACTTGCTAAACTTCTACAATCAAGAGGTTATACTTGTACAATTCAAAAACTTGATCCTTACATTAATGTAGATCCAGGTACACTAAATCCTTATGAACATGGCGAATGTTTTGTAACAGAAGATGGTGCTGAGACCGATCTTGATTTAGGCCATTATGAACGTTTTTTAAATGTTAACACTTCGCAAGCTAATAATGTTACCACCGGAAAAATATATCAAAGTGTAATCGAAAAAGAACGCCGTGGAGAATTTCTTGGCAAAACGGTGCAGGTGGTACCACATATCACAAACGAAATTAAAAATCGTATCAAAATTCTAGGCCAAGACCATCAATATGATATCGTAATTACTGAAATTGGCGGAACTGTTGGCGATATAGAATCTTTGCCTTACATTGAAGCTGTTCGACAATTAAAATGGGAATTAGGCGACTATAACGCCTTAGTAATTCACTTAACACTAATTCCTTATTTATCTGCCGCAGGCGAATTAAAAACTAAGCCGACACAACACAGCGTTAAAACTTTGATGGAAAGTGGTATTTCTCCTGAAATTTTAGTGTGTAGGACAGAGCATCACATCACCGAAGACATTAGACGCAAACTAGCCTTATTCTGTAATGTAAAGCAAGAAGCAGTCATAGAATCTATTGATGCTGCTACCATTTACGATGTCCCTAATTTAATGATGGCTGAAGGGCTCGATCAAATTACACTTAAAAAACTTAATTTACCTCTTAAACAAGATACAGACTTAAAGCAGTGGAATGGCTTTTTAAATAAACTCAAACAGGCTAAAACTGAACTTAATATTGGGTTAGTTGGCAAGTATGTCGAATTACAAGATTCATATAAATCTATTTTAGAAAGCTTCATTCATGCCGGTGCATATAATGATGTAAAAGTAAATGTAGTGAGTATTCATTCTGAATTTATTGAAGATGAACTCGACACCATTAAATCTTTAGACGGCATTTTGGTGGCTCCTGGATTTGGTGAACGTGGTATTGAAGGTAAAATTGAAGCCGTAAAATATGCAAGAGAGCATCATATTCCATTTTTCGGGATTTGCCTCGGTTTACAAATGGCGGTAATTGAATACAGCAGAAATGTATTAGACTTAAAAGATGCTAATTCCACCGAAATGAATCCAAATACAAAACATCCTGTCATCGCGATAATGGATGACCAAAAAGCAGTTGAAGATTATGGCGGAACAATGCGATTAGGCGCTTGGGATTGCGAATTACAAAAAGGATCTAAATTAGCTGAAATTTATGGTAAAACTTCAATTAGCGAACGTCACAGACACCGCTATGAAGTCAACAACTTTTATGTTAAATCGCTTGAAGAGCATGGTTTAATTTGTAGCGGCAAGAACCCTAAAACTGGTCTCATTGAAACAGTAGAGCTTAAAAATCACCCGTTTTTTGTAGGTGTGCAATTTCACCCTGAATATAAAAGCACAGTCTCTAATCCACATCCAATATTTTTAGCATTCATAAAAGCTGCCAAAGAATTTAATACACAAAAACGATAG
- the yidC gene encoding membrane protein insertase YidC, with protein sequence MEEQGKFDKNSVIGFLLIGAILLAWMYFRPAEEPQPNNNNTNQVEVDSSTTSKQAVKNTSTVAKTNNNQAALSDSLQSLLNQQKFGAFAYSAMQANQLETDYTILENDVLHLKISNKGAQVIEAKLKKFDTYDDKPVYLVKDGNSNFNINFTTKDNRNLNTKDLSFIPELITNDNSSTLNMRAKVSENEFLEFSYTVKPDDYMLDFNIESQGLNNVISSKIANLSWDLKAYRRSKSISYENRYTETLYQYEGDIVSYTGQGDEAIEDELDIKWFAFKQHFFTTILLNEKTFNEGKFTSKNLVQDEQIDTLYTKAFKAELPIQLANNEFNENMNLYFGPADYQLLKTYDQNLDEIIPTGWGIFGWINQYIFIPFFGFLSSFLGNYGLAIIVMTITVRIVLSPITYKSYLSQAKMKVLRPEINEINEKFKDNAMKKQQETMKLYSKTGVSPLAGCIPALLQIPVFYALFQFFPSAFDLRQQPFLWADDLSSYDVIFQWDAYIPLVSWIYGNHVSLFPILASIAIFIYMTMTTGQNMQQAQQPGMPNMKFIMYLSPLVMLIFFNNYASGLSLYYFISNLITIGIMLVIKHVIIDENKILAKIEEKKKKPKKKNKLTRKFQEIMEQAEEQQRKKNK encoded by the coding sequence ATGGAAGAACAAGGAAAATTTGACAAAAATTCGGTTATAGGGTTTTTATTAATTGGTGCCATACTTTTGGCGTGGATGTATTTCAGACCAGCTGAAGAACCTCAACCTAATAATAACAACACAAATCAAGTAGAAGTTGATAGTAGTACAACATCAAAGCAAGCGGTAAAAAATACTTCTACTGTTGCTAAAACAAATAACAATCAAGCAGCTTTAAGTGATTCACTTCAAAGTTTATTAAATCAGCAAAAATTCGGTGCGTTTGCTTATTCTGCTATGCAAGCCAATCAATTAGAGACCGATTACACAATTCTTGAAAATGATGTCCTTCATTTAAAAATTTCAAACAAAGGCGCTCAAGTAATCGAAGCTAAACTTAAAAAGTTTGACACTTATGATGATAAACCTGTTTATTTAGTTAAAGATGGTAACTCTAATTTTAACATTAACTTCACCACCAAAGACAATCGTAATTTAAACACCAAAGATTTAAGTTTTATACCTGAACTAATTACAAACGACAATTCTAGCACCTTGAACATGCGTGCTAAAGTCTCTGAAAATGAGTTTTTAGAATTTAGCTATACGGTTAAACCAGACGACTATATGCTGGATTTCAACATAGAATCTCAAGGTCTAAATAATGTTATTTCAAGCAAAATCGCGAATCTAAGTTGGGACTTAAAAGCATATAGAAGGTCTAAAAGTATTTCTTACGAAAACAGATATACTGAAACCTTATATCAATATGAAGGTGACATTGTTAGCTATACAGGCCAAGGCGATGAAGCTATTGAAGATGAACTCGACATTAAATGGTTTGCGTTTAAACAGCACTTTTTTACAACCATACTTTTAAACGAAAAAACATTTAACGAAGGAAAATTTACATCAAAAAATTTGGTTCAAGATGAGCAAATTGACACACTCTACACCAAAGCCTTCAAAGCTGAACTACCAATTCAACTGGCTAATAATGAGTTTAATGAAAATATGAATTTATATTTTGGCCCTGCTGATTATCAGCTTTTAAAAACATATGATCAAAATCTCGATGAAATTATTCCAACAGGTTGGGGCATTTTTGGTTGGATTAATCAATACATTTTTATTCCGTTTTTTGGCTTTTTAAGTTCTTTCTTAGGAAACTATGGCTTGGCAATTATCGTAATGACCATCACAGTTAGAATTGTGCTGTCTCCTATTACTTATAAATCTTATTTATCTCAGGCTAAAATGAAGGTTTTACGACCAGAGATTAATGAAATAAATGAAAAGTTCAAGGATAATGCTATGAAAAAACAGCAGGAAACCATGAAGCTGTACAGTAAAACTGGCGTTAGCCCATTAGCAGGCTGTATTCCTGCCTTGCTTCAAATTCCTGTATTTTATGCTTTATTTCAGTTTTTCCCAAGCGCATTTGATTTACGCCAACAACCATTTTTATGGGCCGATGATTTATCGAGTTACGATGTAATATTTCAGTGGGATGCTTATATTCCACTTGTGTCTTGGATCTATGGCAATCATGTGAGTTTGTTTCCAATTTTAGCGTCAATAGCCATATTTATTTATATGACAATGACAACTGGCCAAAACATGCAACAAGCCCAACAACCAGGCATGCCAAATATGAAGTTTATCATGTATTTATCACCGCTAGTCATGCTTATTTTCTTCAACAACTATGCGAGTGGTTTATCTCTATATTACTTTATTTCCAATTTAATTACCATTGGAATTATGCTTGTGATTAAACATGTGATTATTGATGAAAATAAAATTTTGGCTAAAATTGAAGAGAAAAAGAAAAAGCCAAAGAAGAAAAATAAACTTACTAGGAAGTTTCAAGAAATCATGGAACAAGCTGAAGAACAACAAAGAAAGAAAAACAAATAA
- a CDS encoding fasciclin domain-containing protein — MKFQLKTLTLALLALIFTSCDDDDSGEPITNVQTTFEIIASSPDHTILEQALIDTGLDEALNQGTYTVFAPTDDAFSGVLLDQLSNEQLTNILLNHVIDGLAASNTLENGYFTTLATESASGNANNISMYINTDSGVELNGASSVTSADLGASNGIVHVVDAVIPIPDVVTFATIDPTFDTLEAALTRSDQPDFVGTLSSSEAPAPFTVFAPTNQAFSDLLDELGATSLDDIDGPTLTSTLNSHVIDGLNVTSNELESGSVETLGDDIMIDAENVQLIDQNGRTIEIIVTDVQTSNGVIHAIDRVILPDAAVESTFEIIEASPNHTILEQALIDTGLDVAVNNNELTVFAPTDAAFGNVDVSSLTVEQLSNVLLNHTVSGTILSGDLSNSYTNTLAVETNTGDENNLSLYINVDNGVSLNGISNVTTPDLEAYNGVVHVVDAVITIPDVTTFALADPNFSILVDALTRENSFTYVSTLQSTESPAPFTVFAPTNDAFVDLLTELELNSLADVPTATLEATLNTHVITDANVTSSTLSSGTVSTLGDDVSIDADETTVTDPNGRVSNIIAVDVQAGNGIIHAIDQVLLPQQ, encoded by the coding sequence ATGAAATTTCAACTCAAAACACTAACATTGGCCTTACTGGCTTTAATTTTTACATCTTGTGACGATGATGATTCCGGAGAACCTATTACTAATGTACAAACTACTTTTGAGATTATAGCTTCTAGTCCTGATCATACAATATTAGAACAAGCTTTAATTGATACAGGTTTAGATGAAGCTCTAAACCAAGGAACTTACACTGTTTTTGCACCAACTGATGATGCATTTTCAGGCGTATTACTAGATCAATTAAGTAACGAACAACTTACTAATATACTTCTTAATCATGTAATAGATGGCTTAGCTGCATCTAATACTTTAGAAAATGGTTATTTTACCACTCTTGCTACAGAATCTGCATCAGGAAATGCTAATAATATAAGCATGTATATTAATACAGATTCTGGAGTAGAACTAAATGGAGCATCATCAGTTACTTCTGCAGATTTAGGTGCTAGCAATGGTATTGTTCATGTTGTCGACGCGGTAATTCCTATTCCAGATGTAGTAACATTTGCTACTATAGATCCAACTTTTGACACTCTTGAGGCAGCTTTGACAAGAAGTGACCAACCAGACTTTGTTGGCACGCTTTCGTCATCTGAGGCACCAGCGCCATTCACAGTTTTTGCACCTACAAATCAAGCTTTTTCTGATTTATTAGATGAATTAGGCGCTACATCTTTAGATGATATTGATGGTCCTACTTTAACCTCGACATTAAACTCTCATGTAATTGATGGTCTTAATGTGACTTCAAATGAATTAGAATCTGGTAGTGTAGAAACTTTAGGTGATGATATAATGATAGATGCTGAAAACGTTCAGTTAATCGATCAAAATGGACGTACAATTGAAATAATAGTGACCGATGTTCAAACAAGTAATGGTGTAATTCATGCCATTGATCGTGTTATTTTACCTGATGCTGCTGTTGAATCTACTTTTGAAATTATTGAAGCGAGTCCAAATCACACAATTTTAGAGCAAGCATTAATCGATACTGGTTTAGATGTTGCAGTAAACAATAATGAACTTACTGTTTTTGCACCAACTGATGCGGCTTTTGGAAATGTTGATGTGTCAAGTTTAACGGTAGAACAATTATCTAACGTTTTATTAAATCACACTGTTTCAGGAACTATTTTATCTGGTGATTTATCAAACTCTTATACAAACACTTTAGCAGTTGAAACCAACACTGGAGATGAAAATAACCTAAGTCTTTACATCAATGTAGATAATGGTGTTAGTTTAAATGGTATATCAAATGTTACAACTCCAGATTTAGAAGCTTATAATGGCGTTGTTCATGTCGTAGATGCAGTTATTACAATTCCAGACGTTACAACATTTGCTTTGGCTGATCCTAATTTTAGCATTTTAGTAGATGCGTTAACACGTGAAAATAGTTTTACTTATGTAAGCACGTTACAGTCAACTGAATCTCCTGCGCCTTTTACCGTGTTTGCTCCTACAAATGATGCGTTTGTTGATTTACTAACTGAACTAGAATTAAACTCTCTTGCAGATGTACCAACCGCAACTTTAGAAGCTACTTTAAACACACACGTTATTACGGATGCTAACGTCACCTCATCTACATTGTCAAGTGGAACAGTTTCAACATTAGGTGATGATGTCAGCATTGACGCAGATGAAACTACAGTAACCGATCCAAACGGTCGAGTGTCAAATATTATTGCTGTTGATGTACAAGCTGGAAACGGCATTATTCACGCGATTGATCAGGTATTATTACCGCAACAATAG
- the mnmA gene encoding tRNA 2-thiouridine(34) synthase MnmA, translating to MKKRVVVGLSGGVDSSVAAYLCQKAGYEVIGLFMKNWHDDSVTISDECPWLEDSNDAMLVADKLGIPFQTVDLSKAYKSKIVDYMFKEYEAGRTPNPDVLCNREIKFDDFLKIAESLGADYVATGHYCRKESYKVNGITRYKLLAGKDINKDQSYFLCQISQEQLSKALFPIGDLQKSEVRKIAAELDLITAEKKDSQGLCFIGKVKLPEFLQQQLKPKQGDIIEVDSNHPVYENEKNISFHEADSLPIEVLAEYSKPYSYNSTTGKVVGKHDGAHFFTKGQRKGLAVGGTKEPLFVIETDVKNNIIYTGQGKNHPGLNRNCLRVKTEDIHWVRPELKLKPGESMSVKARIRYRQPLEKAKLILHDNGLFVVFKNKQSAITEGQFVAWYHDDELLGSGAIS from the coding sequence ATGAAAAAAAGGGTTGTTGTCGGACTAAGTGGTGGTGTAGATTCTAGTGTTGCCGCTTATTTATGTCAGAAAGCTGGCTATGAAGTAATTGGACTATTTATGAAAAATTGGCATGATGATTCGGTCACTATATCTGATGAATGCCCATGGCTTGAAGACAGTAACGACGCTATGTTAGTAGCCGATAAGTTAGGTATTCCATTTCAAACAGTAGATTTAAGCAAGGCTTATAAATCTAAAATTGTAGACTACATGTTTAAAGAATACGAAGCTGGAAGAACTCCCAATCCTGATGTACTTTGCAATCGTGAAATCAAATTTGATGACTTTCTTAAAATAGCTGAGTCACTTGGTGCTGATTATGTTGCCACAGGTCACTATTGTCGAAAAGAAAGCTATAAAGTAAACGGCATAACAAGATATAAACTCTTAGCTGGAAAAGACATTAATAAAGACCAATCTTATTTTCTATGCCAAATATCTCAAGAACAACTATCTAAAGCTTTATTTCCGATTGGTGATTTACAAAAATCTGAAGTTAGAAAAATTGCAGCAGAATTAGATTTAATCACAGCCGAAAAAAAAGATTCACAAGGTTTATGCTTTATTGGTAAAGTTAAGTTACCTGAGTTTCTACAGCAACAATTAAAACCAAAACAAGGTGATATTATTGAAGTCGATTCAAATCATCCTGTTTATGAAAACGAAAAAAACATAAGCTTTCATGAAGCTGATTCTTTACCAATTGAAGTTTTGGCAGAATATTCAAAACCTTACAGTTACAATTCAACTACAGGAAAAGTTGTAGGCAAACATGATGGTGCGCATTTTTTTACAAAAGGACAAAGAAAAGGTTTAGCGGTTGGCGGTACTAAAGAACCTCTTTTTGTAATTGAAACAGATGTTAAAAACAACATTATCTATACTGGGCAAGGTAAAAATCATCCAGGCTTAAACAGAAATTGCCTTAGAGTTAAGACTGAAGATATACATTGGGTAAGACCTGAGTTGAAACTTAAGCCTGGCGAATCGATGAGCGTAAAAGCACGCATTAGATATCGACAACCACTCGAAAAAGCTAAGTTGATTTTACATGACAATGGGCTTTTTGTGGTTTTTAAAAATAAACAATCTGCCATTACTGAAGGGCAATTTGTCGCATGGTATCATGATGACGAGCTTCTAGGTTCTGGAGCCATTTCTTAA